One region of Streptomyces rishiriensis genomic DNA includes:
- the leuS gene encoding leucine--tRNA ligase, whose amino-acid sequence MSETNPAAAAAPAEAAPHRYTAAMAAEIEARWQDFWDAEGTYAAPNPKGDLAGDPELVARPKKFIMDMFPYPSGAGLHVGHPLGYIATDVFARFQRMTGHNVLHTLGFDAFGLPAEQHAVQTGEHPRVTTEAAINNMKSQLRRLGLGHDKRRSFATIDPDYYKWTQWIFLQIFNSWYDAEADRARPIAELIAQFESGERGVRGDRSWSELTAAERADVLSEYRLAYASDAPVNWCPGLGTVLANEEVTADGRSERGNFPVFKAKLRQWNMRITAYADRLLDDLDALDWPEAIKLQQRNWIGRSEGARVDFPVDGDRITVFTTRPDTLFGATYMVLAPEHPLVDKFTPDAWPEGTHDVWTGGHATPAAAVAAYRAQAASKSDVERQAEAKDKTGVFTGVYATNPVNGERVPVFIADYVLMGYGTGAIMAVPAGDQRDFEFARAFELPIHCVVEPTDGRGTDTSTWENAFGSYDAKIINSTNDDISLDGLGVVDAKARITEWLAREGIGEGTVNFRLRDWLFSRQRYWGEPFPIVYDEDGVAHSLPESMLPLELPEVEDYSPRTFDPDDANTSPETPLSRNEDWVNVTLDLGDGNGPRTYRRETNTMPNWAGSCWYELRYLDPHNSDKLVDPEIEQYWMGPREGQPHGGVDLYVGGAEHAVLHLLYARFWSKVLFDLGHVSSAEPFHKLFNQGMIQAYVYRDSRGFPVPAAEVEERDGAYFYQGEKVSRLLGKMGKSLKNAVTPDEICVEYGADTLRLYEMAMGPLDVSRPWDTRAVVGQYRLLQRLWRNVVDENTGELSVTDAEPDEDTLRALHKAIDGVRQDLEGLRFNTAIAKITELNNHLTKAGGAVPRSVAEALVLLVAPLAPHIAEELWRRLGHTDSVVHRDLPVADPAYVVDESVTCVVQIKGKVKARLEVSPAISDEELEKVALADEAVVKALGGAGIRKVVVRAPKLVNIVPA is encoded by the coding sequence ATGAGCGAGACGAACCCCGCTGCCGCCGCTGCACCGGCGGAGGCCGCGCCGCACCGCTACACGGCTGCCATGGCCGCCGAGATCGAAGCACGCTGGCAGGACTTCTGGGACGCCGAGGGCACGTACGCCGCGCCGAACCCGAAGGGCGACCTGGCCGGTGACCCCGAGCTGGTGGCCCGGCCCAAGAAGTTCATCATGGACATGTTCCCGTACCCCTCCGGTGCGGGCCTGCACGTCGGCCACCCTCTGGGCTACATCGCGACCGACGTCTTCGCACGCTTCCAGCGCATGACCGGCCACAACGTCCTGCACACCCTGGGCTTCGACGCCTTCGGCCTGCCCGCCGAGCAGCACGCCGTGCAGACGGGCGAGCACCCTCGGGTCACCACCGAGGCGGCCATCAACAACATGAAGTCCCAGCTGCGCCGGCTGGGTCTGGGCCACGACAAGCGCCGGTCGTTCGCCACGATCGACCCGGACTACTACAAGTGGACCCAGTGGATCTTCCTGCAGATCTTCAACTCCTGGTACGACGCCGAGGCCGACAGGGCCCGTCCGATCGCCGAACTGATCGCCCAGTTCGAGTCCGGTGAGCGCGGCGTGCGCGGCGACCGGTCCTGGAGCGAGCTGACCGCCGCCGAGCGCGCCGACGTCCTGAGCGAGTACCGCCTGGCCTACGCCTCCGACGCCCCGGTCAACTGGTGCCCCGGTCTGGGCACCGTGCTGGCCAACGAGGAGGTCACCGCCGACGGTCGCTCCGAGCGCGGCAACTTCCCCGTCTTCAAGGCCAAGCTGCGCCAGTGGAACATGCGCATCACGGCCTACGCGGACCGGCTGCTGGACGACCTGGACGCACTGGACTGGCCCGAGGCCATCAAGCTGCAGCAGCGCAACTGGATCGGCCGTTCCGAGGGCGCCCGCGTCGACTTCCCCGTGGACGGGGATCGGATCACGGTCTTCACCACGCGCCCGGACACCCTGTTCGGCGCGACCTACATGGTCCTGGCGCCCGAGCACCCGCTGGTCGACAAGTTCACCCCGGACGCCTGGCCCGAGGGCACGCACGACGTCTGGACCGGCGGCCACGCGACCCCGGCCGCGGCCGTCGCCGCGTACCGGGCGCAGGCCGCGTCGAAGTCCGACGTCGAGCGCCAGGCCGAGGCCAAGGACAAGACCGGCGTCTTCACCGGCGTGTACGCGACGAACCCGGTCAACGGCGAGCGGGTCCCCGTCTTCATCGCCGACTACGTACTGATGGGCTACGGCACCGGCGCGATCATGGCCGTGCCCGCGGGCGACCAGCGCGACTTCGAGTTCGCGCGCGCCTTCGAGCTGCCGATCCACTGCGTCGTCGAGCCGACCGACGGCCGGGGCACCGACACGTCGACGTGGGAGAACGCCTTCGGGTCGTACGACGCGAAGATCATCAACTCCACCAACGACGACATCTCGCTGGACGGCCTGGGCGTCGTCGACGCCAAGGCGCGCATCACCGAGTGGCTGGCCCGCGAGGGCATCGGCGAGGGCACCGTCAACTTCCGCCTGCGGGACTGGCTGTTCAGCCGGCAGCGCTACTGGGGCGAGCCCTTCCCGATCGTCTACGACGAGGACGGCGTCGCCCACTCGCTGCCCGAGTCGATGCTGCCCCTGGAGCTGCCGGAGGTCGAGGACTACTCTCCGCGCACCTTCGACCCGGACGACGCGAACACGTCCCCGGAGACGCCGCTGTCGCGCAACGAGGACTGGGTGAACGTCACCCTGGACCTGGGCGACGGCAACGGTCCGCGCACGTACCGCCGCGAGACCAACACCATGCCCAACTGGGCCGGTTCCTGCTGGTACGAACTGCGCTACCTGGACCCGCACAACAGCGACAAGCTGGTCGACCCGGAGATCGAGCAGTACTGGATGGGCCCGCGCGAGGGTCAGCCGCACGGGGGTGTCGACCTGTACGTCGGTGGCGCCGAGCACGCCGTGCTGCACCTGCTGTACGCGCGCTTCTGGTCCAAGGTCCTGTTCGACCTGGGGCACGTCTCCTCCGCGGAGCCGTTCCACAAGCTGTTCAACCAGGGCATGATCCAGGCATACGTCTACCGCGACAGCCGCGGCTTCCCGGTGCCGGCCGCCGAGGTGGAGGAGCGCGACGGCGCGTACTTCTACCAGGGCGAGAAGGTCAGCCGCCTGCTGGGCAAGATGGGCAAGTCCCTGAAGAACGCGGTCACTCCGGACGAGATCTGCGTCGAGTACGGTGCCGACACCCTGCGCCTGTACGAGATGGCCATGGGCCCGCTGGACGTGTCGCGCCCGTGGGACACGCGCGCGGTGGTGGGCCAGTACCGGCTGCTGCAGCGACTGTGGCGCAACGTCGTCGACGAGAACACCGGCGAGCTGAGCGTCACCGACGCCGAGCCCGACGAGGACACCCTGCGGGCCCTGCACAAGGCGATCGACGGAGTGCGCCAGGACCTGGAGGGCCTGCGCTTCAACACCGCCATCGCCAAGATCACCGAGCTGAACAACCACCTGACCAAGGCGGGCGGCGCGGTGCCGCGCTCCGTCGCCGAGGCACTGGTGCTGCTGGTCGCCCCGCTGGCCCCGCACATCGCCGAGGAGCTGTGGCGCCGGCTGGGCCACACCGACTCGGTCGTCCACCGGGACCTGCCGGTCGCCGACCCGGCGTACGTCGTGGACGAGAGCGTGACCTGCGTCGTGCAGATCAAGGGCAAGGTCAAGGCACGCCTGGAGGTGTCCCCGGCGATCTCCGACGAGGAGCTGGAGAAGGTGGCCCTGGCCGATGAAGCGGTCGTGAAGGCGCTGGGCGGGGCCGGTATCCGCAAGGTCGTCGTGCGGGCCCCGAAGCTGGTGAACATCGTTCCGGCGTGA
- a CDS encoding DegV family protein translates to MSRHVAIVTDSTAYLPRRTMERHGITAVPLTVVLGDQALEEGNEISTRSLAQALQKRRSVTTSRPSPRLFAETYRRIAESGVTGIVSLHLSAELSGTYDAAVVAAREAPVPVRVVDTGMVAMALGFCALAAAEISEAGGTVDEAVTAAEKRAAGTSAYFYVDTLDYLRRGGRIGAAQALLGSALAVKPLLQLNGGRIDLLEKVRTASKAIARLEELGADRAGSAPVDIAVHHLAAPDRASALADRLRSRVPGLADLHVSEVGAVIGAHTGPGLLGLVVSPR, encoded by the coding sequence ATGTCCCGCCATGTCGCGATCGTCACGGATTCAACGGCCTACTTGCCGCGGCGGACGATGGAGCGTCACGGCATCACCGCGGTGCCCCTGACCGTCGTCCTCGGCGACCAGGCTCTTGAAGAGGGCAACGAGATCTCGACCCGTTCCCTCGCCCAGGCCTTGCAGAAGCGACGGTCCGTCACCACCTCGCGTCCCAGCCCCCGGCTCTTCGCCGAGACGTATCGCAGGATCGCCGAGTCCGGTGTCACCGGCATCGTCTCCCTCCACCTGTCCGCCGAACTGTCCGGTACCTACGACGCGGCGGTCGTCGCGGCGCGTGAGGCGCCGGTGCCCGTGCGGGTGGTGGACACCGGCATGGTCGCGATGGCGCTCGGCTTCTGCGCGCTCGCGGCGGCGGAGATCTCCGAGGCGGGCGGCACGGTCGACGAGGCGGTCACCGCCGCTGAGAAACGGGCCGCAGGCACCTCCGCCTACTTCTACGTCGACACCCTGGACTACCTGCGCCGCGGCGGCCGGATCGGCGCCGCCCAGGCACTGTTGGGCTCCGCGCTCGCGGTGAAACCGCTGCTCCAGCTGAACGGTGGGCGCATCGACCTCCTCGAGAAGGTGCGGACGGCGTCGAAGGCGATCGCCCGCCTGGAGGAGCTCGGGGCCGACCGGGCGGGCAGTGCGCCGGTCGACATCGCCGTGCACCATCTCGCCGCCCCCGACCGGGCGTCCGCTCTCGCCGACCGTCTGCGATCCCGTGTGCCCGGACTCGCCGACCTGCATGTGAGCGAGGTCGGCGCGGTGATCGGTGCGCACACCGGGCCGGGGCTGCTGGGGCTCGTCGTCTCGCCCCGATGA
- a CDS encoding NADH-quinone oxidoreductase subunit NuoF family protein has product MNEALPDVPEVRVVGLPQLTSGFDLVERLDLPMHLKVHGPLEPLGGEALAKLSENINLKGRGGAGFPFHKKLRSVAEAAIKRGVRPVVVVNGSEDEPACRKDTVLINRAPHLILDGALLVAEALGARTLVVGVTRESTQRSMEAALAERGLSNGRRSALKAFVQRNPIRMVTGAAASLVRSIDGGPPIPPGRKVSASQNGVGGAPTLLSNAETFAQLAIAARIGPERYGNTGLYDEPGTVMLTVSGAVARPMVIEVPTGVPLRYVLQLAGAPPVPQGVLTGGYHGKWIDAATVNEAIVSRNSLDAVGGALGAGAILPISQETCPLGESLRVAQWLADESAGQCGPCYLGLPAAARGMEDILNGGGPAALEALKQVAKNVKRRGACSHPDGSAMFIESTIKAFTDDLAAHVLGNGCGRPVEGVLPLFEAGMAPAAITSGNAPEESGSSRQKIFVDWTLCRGHGLCADILPEVFQLGADGFPTVAQAKVPDYAEAKAMRAVRRCPALALRIEEDTRAQAPARNLPVLSQGRGRRALGR; this is encoded by the coding sequence GTGAACGAGGCCCTGCCCGACGTCCCAGAAGTCCGCGTGGTCGGGCTTCCGCAGCTCACGTCGGGCTTCGACCTTGTCGAGAGACTCGATCTGCCCATGCACCTGAAGGTGCACGGGCCGCTGGAACCCCTGGGCGGAGAGGCACTCGCGAAGCTCTCCGAGAACATCAACCTGAAGGGCCGCGGCGGCGCGGGCTTCCCCTTCCACAAAAAGCTGCGCTCGGTCGCCGAAGCGGCGATCAAGCGCGGCGTACGACCGGTCGTCGTCGTCAACGGCAGCGAGGACGAACCGGCCTGCCGCAAGGACACGGTGCTCATCAACCGTGCCCCGCACCTCATTCTGGACGGCGCGCTGCTGGTCGCGGAGGCGCTGGGTGCCCGCACGCTCGTGGTGGGGGTCACCCGCGAATCCACCCAGCGCTCCATGGAGGCCGCGCTCGCCGAGCGCGGCCTCAGCAACGGCCGCAGGTCGGCGCTGAAGGCGTTCGTCCAACGCAATCCGATCCGCATGGTCACCGGCGCCGCCGCGTCGCTGGTCCGCTCCATCGACGGCGGCCCGCCGATCCCGCCCGGCCGCAAGGTCAGCGCCTCGCAGAACGGCGTGGGCGGCGCCCCGACCCTGCTCTCCAACGCCGAGACGTTCGCCCAGCTGGCCATCGCCGCCCGCATCGGCCCGGAGCGTTACGGCAACACCGGCCTGTACGACGAGCCGGGCACCGTCATGCTGACGGTCTCCGGCGCGGTCGCCCGCCCCATGGTGATCGAGGTTCCCACGGGTGTGCCGCTGCGCTACGTACTTCAGCTCGCCGGTGCCCCGCCGGTGCCCCAGGGCGTGCTGACGGGCGGCTACCACGGCAAGTGGATCGACGCGGCGACGGTCAACGAGGCGATCGTCTCCCGCAACTCCCTCGACGCGGTGGGCGGGGCGCTCGGCGCCGGCGCGATCCTGCCGATCAGCCAGGAGACCTGCCCGCTGGGCGAGTCGCTGCGGGTGGCCCAGTGGCTGGCCGACGAGAGCGCCGGACAGTGCGGCCCCTGCTACCTCGGTCTGCCCGCCGCCGCGCGCGGCATGGAGGACATCCTCAACGGCGGCGGCCCGGCCGCCCTCGAGGCGCTCAAGCAGGTCGCCAAGAACGTCAAGCGGCGCGGTGCGTGCTCGCACCCGGACGGCTCCGCGATGTTCATCGAGTCGACCATCAAGGCGTTCACCGACGACCTGGCCGCGCATGTCCTCGGCAATGGCTGCGGACGGCCCGTGGAGGGCGTTCTGCCGCTCTTCGAGGCCGGCATGGCCCCGGCGGCCATCACGAGCGGCAACGCGCCGGAGGAGAGCGGCTCGAGCCGCCAGAAGATCTTCGTCGACTGGACGCTGTGCCGCGGCCACGGCCTGTGCGCCGACATCCTCCCCGAGGTCTTCCAGCTCGGCGCCGACGGCTTCCCGACGGTCGCGCAGGCGAAGGTGCCGGACTACGCGGAGGCGAAGGCCATGCGCGCGGTACGACGTTGCCCGGCGCTGGCCCTGCGCATCGAGGAGGACACGCGCGCGCAGGCGCCCGCCCGCAACCTCCCGGTCCTCTCCCAGGGCCGCGGCCGCCGGGCCCTCGGCCGCTGA
- the rsfS gene encoding ribosome silencing factor: MTATDRSIELIQTAAQAAADKLAHDIIAYDVSDVLSITDAFLVASAPNDRQVKSIVDEIEERLQKELGTKPVRREGDRDARWILLDYVDIVVHVQHSEERVFYALERLWKDCPELELPADAKATRGKAQEHAKLQAEAETEEDATGFGDLR, encoded by the coding sequence GTGACCGCCACCGACCGCTCCATCGAGCTCATCCAGACCGCCGCCCAGGCGGCTGCCGACAAGCTCGCGCACGACATCATCGCCTACGACGTCAGCGACGTGCTGTCGATCACGGATGCCTTCCTAGTGGCCTCCGCGCCCAACGACCGCCAGGTCAAGTCGATCGTCGACGAGATCGAAGAGCGCCTTCAGAAGGAGCTCGGCACCAAGCCCGTACGCCGCGAGGGGGACCGCGACGCCCGCTGGATCCTGCTCGACTACGTCGACATCGTCGTCCACGTCCAGCACAGCGAGGAGCGCGTCTTCTACGCCCTCGAGCGGCTGTGGAAGGACTGCCCCGAGCTGGAGCTGCCCGCCGACGCCAAGGCGACCCGCGGCAAGGCCCAGGAGCACGCCAAGCTGCAGGCCGAGGCCGAGACCGAGGAGGACGCCACCGGTTTCGGGGACCTGCGGTGA
- a CDS encoding histidine phosphatase family protein, translated as MSAAAESAAERRPGRGRRVILWRHGQTAWNVERRFQGTTDVRLTETGVAQARRAARLLASLQPDAIVSSDLSRAANTAAELSGLTGLEITHDEALRETYAGLWQGLTHDEIIASHGDEYAAWKRGEPVRRGGGELETEVADRAAPVVLRHAEKLPEDGTLVVVSHGGTIRTTIGRLLGLDAHHWEALGGLSNCCWSVLGEGARGWRLLEHNAGTLPEPVLGDDD; from the coding sequence GTGAGCGCCGCCGCGGAGTCGGCCGCCGAGCGCCGGCCGGGCCGTGGCCGCCGGGTCATCCTGTGGCGGCACGGCCAGACCGCGTGGAACGTGGAGCGCCGCTTCCAGGGCACCACGGACGTGCGGCTGACCGAGACCGGCGTGGCCCAGGCCCGTCGCGCCGCCCGGCTGCTCGCTTCCCTCCAGCCCGACGCGATCGTCTCCTCGGACCTGTCGCGGGCCGCGAACACGGCCGCCGAGCTCAGCGGTCTCACCGGCCTCGAGATCACCCACGACGAGGCCCTGCGCGAGACCTACGCGGGCCTCTGGCAGGGGCTGACGCACGACGAGATCATCGCGAGCCACGGTGACGAGTACGCGGCGTGGAAGCGCGGTGAACCGGTCCGCCGCGGCGGCGGCGAACTGGAGACGGAGGTCGCCGACCGCGCGGCACCCGTGGTGCTGAGGCACGCCGAGAAGCTGCCCGAGGACGGCACGCTCGTCGTCGTCAGTCACGGTGGCACCATCCGCACCACCATCGGCCGTCTCCTCGGCCTGGACGCCCACCACTGGGAGGCCCTCGGGGGCCTTTCCAACTGCTGCTGGTCCGTCCTCGGCGAGGGCGCACGGGGCTGGCGCCTGCTCGAACACAACGCCGGCACCCTGCCCGAGCCGGTGCTCGGCGACGACGACTGA
- a CDS encoding MFS transporter, translating into MLAAQFMALLDVFIVNVAAPTIGSDLNASGADLQLVVAGYAITYSVLLITGARLGDRFGHGRVHLVGLALFTTASLACGLAWGTTELIVFRLIQGAGSAVMIPQVLSLIQRTFTGEARVRALGAYSAVLAVGAAAGQVVGGVLVAADLLGTGWRPVFLVNVPVGLVLLVVGRRVLPRGGGAGRAAAGVRAREGARGMDWPGLVLLGAAVSLITVPLVLGQEKDWPLWSWLSLAVGACVLVLFRGYEARLARRGGAPLIAPRVLRHPGMGLAVLRVLAVMAVNGGFLFVLTLHVQGGLGYSALRAGLTFAPTAVVFGVVGLTWRRWPASWQRSLAPAGFALTALSVLGVGLAFRGGDHGGAWLYAAYAGVGVGLALAFSPTLTGALAAVRPEDAADASGLLATVTQLGQLIGVAVFGTLFFERLESLGAPAAYTSSEALLTCMFALATTAALGAVSGLVLRRR; encoded by the coding sequence GTGCTCGCAGCCCAGTTCATGGCACTGCTCGACGTCTTCATCGTGAACGTCGCGGCCCCCACGATCGGGTCCGACCTGAACGCCTCCGGCGCGGACCTCCAACTGGTCGTCGCCGGATACGCCATCACGTACTCGGTGCTGCTGATCACCGGCGCGCGCCTCGGCGACCGGTTCGGGCACGGCCGCGTCCACCTGGTCGGGCTCGCTCTCTTCACGACCGCCTCGCTGGCCTGCGGGCTGGCATGGGGCACTACCGAACTCATCGTCTTCCGGCTGATCCAGGGCGCGGGGTCGGCGGTGATGATCCCGCAGGTGCTCAGCCTGATCCAGCGCACGTTCACCGGCGAGGCCCGGGTGCGGGCGCTGGGCGCCTACTCGGCGGTCCTCGCCGTCGGCGCGGCGGCCGGGCAGGTGGTGGGCGGCGTCCTCGTCGCCGCCGACCTGCTGGGCACCGGCTGGCGTCCGGTGTTCCTCGTGAACGTGCCGGTGGGTCTGGTCCTGCTGGTCGTCGGCAGGCGCGTCCTGCCCCGCGGTGGGGGAGCGGGACGCGCAGCGGCGGGTGTGAGGGCGCGGGAAGGGGCGCGCGGAATGGACTGGCCCGGTCTCGTGCTTCTGGGCGCTGCCGTCTCCCTGATCACGGTGCCGCTCGTGCTCGGACAGGAGAAGGACTGGCCGCTGTGGTCCTGGCTGTCGCTGGCCGTGGGCGCGTGCGTGCTGGTGCTGTTCCGTGGCTACGAGGCCCGGCTGGCCCGGCGGGGCGGCGCCCCGCTGATCGCGCCCCGTGTGCTGCGTCACCCCGGGATGGGTCTCGCCGTCCTTCGTGTCCTGGCCGTCATGGCGGTCAACGGCGGCTTCCTGTTCGTGCTGACCCTGCACGTCCAGGGCGGCCTCGGCTACAGCGCGCTGCGCGCCGGCCTCACCTTCGCGCCGACCGCGGTGGTCTTCGGGGTGGTCGGTCTGACCTGGCGCAGGTGGCCCGCGTCCTGGCAACGGTCCCTGGCCCCGGCCGGGTTCGCGCTCACCGCGCTGTCCGTGCTGGGAGTGGGGCTGGCCTTCCGGGGCGGCGACCACGGCGGTGCCTGGCTGTACGCGGCGTACGCCGGTGTGGGCGTCGGGCTCGCGCTCGCCTTCAGCCCGACGCTCACCGGGGCGCTGGCGGCGGTGCGGCCCGAGGACGCGGCGGACGCCAGCGGACTGCTGGCCACGGTCACCCAGCTCGGGCAGCTCATCGGCGTCGCGGTCTTCGGCACACTGTTCTTCGAGCGGCTTGAGTCACTTGGGGCCCCAGCGGCGTATACCTCTTCGGAAGCGCTTCTCACATGCATGTTCGCGCTCGCTACGACAGCTGCCCTGGGTGCCGTGTCCGGACTGGTACTGAGGCGTCGCTGA
- a CDS encoding ferric reductase-like transmembrane domain-containing protein yields MATAVVLVLIPVVVLVGGDQFQAFLNFGAGVLSLVCLTCSVIWGLVAQDRLILNTRQRIIAQGIHRVTAVGSIAFLVVHITIKLALEHTVLIAALIPFSLGVKGSAGLIGLGSLAALLMIFVGITGALRNRFAAPAEVAARWRAMHMLAYPALCAALIHGLFAGRAAKPFFMVSYELCLAGVMAALALRSAPRPFKRKVADRIASALGTQDRSAMDGLDASRARRTETGSSALPGYEGRSGRSPLTDTMSSTRMSPPSSPLYDTPAPAPEPANGFAAAYRAVNTPQRGPQQPYAADQTARMNLPFDIQATEAVPRVDSGGSTSGSWPVPSPPPVGEAPPSAYDPLQDTGFNIPVYDNSGTAGYGGRDVYDTGETNPPYGTYNQNDTYNSGPANEPSPGSSFDAPGSGEPWNTPSGGYR; encoded by the coding sequence ATGGCGACAGCTGTCGTCCTGGTCCTCATACCCGTGGTCGTGCTGGTCGGCGGCGACCAGTTCCAGGCATTCCTCAACTTCGGTGCGGGCGTGCTGTCACTGGTCTGCCTCACCTGCTCGGTCATCTGGGGCCTCGTCGCCCAGGACCGCCTCATCCTCAACACGCGTCAGCGGATCATCGCGCAGGGCATCCACCGGGTGACCGCCGTGGGTTCCATCGCGTTCCTCGTGGTGCACATCACCATCAAACTGGCGCTGGAGCACACCGTCCTGATCGCCGCGCTGATCCCGTTCAGCCTGGGCGTCAAGGGCAGCGCCGGACTCATCGGCCTCGGCTCCCTGGCCGCCCTGCTCATGATCTTCGTCGGCATCACCGGCGCGCTGCGCAACCGGTTCGCCGCACCCGCCGAGGTGGCCGCCCGCTGGCGCGCGATGCACATGCTGGCCTACCCGGCGCTGTGCGCGGCCCTCATCCACGGCCTGTTCGCGGGGCGCGCCGCCAAGCCGTTCTTCATGGTCTCGTACGAGCTGTGCCTGGCCGGGGTCATGGCCGCCCTCGCGCTGCGCTCCGCCCCGCGCCCGTTCAAGCGCAAGGTCGCCGACCGGATCGCCTCGGCGCTGGGCACGCAGGACCGCTCCGCGATGGACGGCCTGGACGCGTCACGCGCGCGCAGGACGGAGACCGGATCGTCCGCGCTGCCCGGCTACGAGGGCCGCTCGGGCCGTTCGCCGCTGACCGACACGATGAGCTCCACCCGGATGTCCCCGCCGTCGTCGCCGCTCTACGACACGCCCGCGCCCGCCCCGGAGCCGGCGAACGGCTTCGCGGCCGCCTATCGCGCCGTCAACACACCGCAGCGCGGCCCGCAGCAGCCCTACGCGGCCGACCAGACGGCACGGATGAACCTGCCGTTCGACATCCAGGCCACCGAGGCCGTCCCCCGGGTCGACAGCGGCGGCAGCACCTCGGGCAGCTGGCCGGTCCCGTCCCCGCCGCCGGTCGGCGAGGCGCCCCCGTCGGCCTACGACCCGCTCCAGGACACGGGATTCAACATCCCGGTCTACGACAATTCGGGCACCGCCGGGTACGGCGGACGTGACGTGTACGACACCGGTGAGACGAACCCCCCCTACGGGACGTACAACCAGAACGACACGTACAACAGCGGTCCCGCCAATGAACCATCCCCCGGCTCGTCGTTCGACGCACCGGGTTCGGGCGAACCTTGGAACACGCCTTCCGGAGGCTATAGGTGA
- a CDS encoding helix-turn-helix transcriptional regulator — protein MGDVTMVTRTGTEAGQKPGPAPGSSPRPAPGPPHRRRPELAAFLRSRRARVTPGDVGMPPGLRRRTPGLRREEVAQLSGVGVTWYTWLEQGRPINASAQVLDAVARTLRLDPPEREHLYHLAEVPYAHVPEALVQSVGPEIQGIIDALAPRPAVVYNSRYDILATNSVYHDLFITPVDACVPGPNNALWRLFTVREQDCPLLFRDKELPVMVATLRASYGLHAGEPAWEDFIRRLSQASPLFRRLWETGDVAEPGRRVKVFRHEAVGELRMTSMSLSINGMPECRIVVYTPEDEETERRTAMLRNGATKNPAP, from the coding sequence ATGGGGGACGTGACGATGGTGACGCGGACAGGCACGGAGGCAGGGCAGAAGCCGGGACCGGCGCCGGGGTCCTCACCGCGGCCCGCACCGGGGCCGCCGCATCGGCGCCGGCCCGAGCTGGCGGCGTTCCTGCGCAGCAGGCGGGCGCGGGTGACACCGGGTGATGTCGGGATGCCGCCCGGACTGAGGCGCCGCACTCCGGGGCTGCGGCGCGAGGAGGTCGCGCAGCTCTCCGGCGTGGGCGTGACCTGGTACACCTGGCTGGAGCAGGGCCGGCCGATCAACGCCTCCGCGCAGGTCCTGGACGCCGTGGCACGCACGCTGCGGCTCGATCCGCCGGAGCGGGAGCATCTCTACCACCTGGCGGAGGTGCCCTACGCGCACGTGCCGGAGGCCCTGGTGCAGAGCGTGGGCCCGGAGATCCAGGGCATCATCGACGCCCTGGCGCCCCGACCGGCGGTCGTCTACAACTCGCGCTACGACATCCTGGCCACCAACTCCGTCTACCACGATCTGTTCATCACGCCGGTGGACGCCTGCGTGCCGGGGCCGAACAACGCGCTGTGGCGGCTGTTCACGGTCCGGGAGCAGGACTGCCCGCTGCTGTTCCGGGACAAGGAACTGCCGGTGATGGTGGCGACCCTGCGGGCGTCGTACGGGCTGCACGCCGGTGAGCCCGCCTGGGAGGACTTCATACGCCGGCTGTCGCAGGCGAGCCCGCTGTTCAGGCGGCTGTGGGAGACCGGGGACGTGGCGGAGCCCGGCCGCCGCGTGAAGGTCTTCCGGCACGAGGCGGTGGGCGAGCTGCGGATGACGTCGATGTCCCTGTCGATCAACGGGATGCCGGAGTGCCGGATCGTCGTCTACACGCCGGAGGACGAGGAGACGGAGCGCCGCACGGCCATGCTCCGCAACGGAGCGACGAAAAATCCCGCCCCCTGA